In Flavobacterium lacustre, a genomic segment contains:
- a CDS encoding SusC/RagA family TonB-linked outer membrane protein, producing MKSNYLLIIFLLLSTFGFAQSYDISGVVKETTSGLPIPGVNIQIKNAPKSTVTDFDGNFTLKGVSSGTTVVFSYVGYKNFEYKVTDTKTDLSISLQEDSKQLDEVVIIGYGSQKKREVTGAVSVVDTKTLEILKPVKIEQALQGTVSGVNVTTTSGSPGAALDIRIRGIATNGDNRPLTIIDGYVGELGLLNPNDVESITVLKDAQAAIYGSTGANGVILITTKMGKKNAKAKISFNSYTGFQETSRKLSTLDATEYALLLNESYANGGKSLPFPVVSGLGKGTNWQNEIFSKSVPIISHDLSFTGGSDKVTYAVSGSHLDQEGIVGEAKSGFLRNTARISLGADISDRLKLKTNVIYTYFNRKTLPEGGNASVVMNAVNAPSTLSPYNANGDYTLFPLSGLGNEMINPLAQTANSYNDYNFKKLSGNFGFDYKLFKGFVVTSTLGFNTSNSESKSFAKILNYGGKVFDVTRSSVSQSAVNNNDYSFDIYGTYTKKFGDNHNLVATIGNTIFKEYGNGLFATGFDVPNNSWEFADISLTKGAPAAGIIPVGSYVFDERKLSYFGRVQYDFKGKYLLSAMLRRDSSTKFGPGNKVGYFPSFTAGWVISDEGFYGESKLVNFMKLRASYGTLGNDRIGNNGYISQLSGEATYVFDGALVNGVATGQIPNPDLKWEEAKKFDVGLDLKLFNNNVNIIADYFIDTRADLLIINIPTSGINGTGAPGASSPTVNGGTVRNSGFEFSVDYKNKFSENFSMSVGYNVTLLKNETLSTNGVPFIPGGSFGISQLPPARMEVGLPIGYFYGYKTDGIFQNQAEVEAHPSQIALGAGAAPGDIRFVDTNGDGVINVNDKTNIGDPIPAATMGFNLQFNYKALDFSMYTFASVGNDMVRNYESIYDDANHLDYVLDRWTGEGTSNSVPRVTTAATTNKVFSDYFVEDASYIRIQNIQLGYTLNSNIAEKIGISKFRLYTGVNNLYTFTKYRGFDPGASNGAPIGGGIDDGFYPIPRTYMIGLNINF from the coding sequence ATGAAGTCAAATTATCTATTAATTATTTTTCTGCTACTGTCTACTTTTGGATTTGCCCAAAGTTATGACATTAGTGGAGTGGTAAAAGAAACAACTTCAGGCTTACCAATACCTGGAGTAAATATTCAAATCAAAAACGCCCCTAAAAGTACGGTAACTGATTTTGATGGGAATTTCACCTTAAAAGGAGTATCATCTGGTACTACGGTGGTGTTCTCGTATGTGGGATATAAAAATTTTGAATATAAAGTGACAGACACTAAAACAGATCTTAGTATTTCTTTACAAGAGGACTCTAAGCAATTAGATGAAGTTGTAATTATTGGTTATGGTAGCCAGAAAAAAAGAGAAGTTACAGGTGCTGTTTCTGTAGTTGATACTAAAACATTAGAGATTCTGAAACCTGTAAAAATTGAACAAGCTTTACAAGGTACAGTTTCGGGTGTCAATGTGACTACAACTTCGGGTTCTCCGGGTGCCGCATTAGATATTCGTATTCGTGGTATTGCAACAAATGGTGATAACAGACCATTAACAATTATTGATGGATATGTTGGTGAATTGGGTTTATTAAACCCGAATGATGTGGAGTCAATTACCGTTTTGAAAGATGCTCAGGCAGCAATTTACGGTTCTACTGGAGCCAATGGTGTTATATTGATTACCACAAAAATGGGAAAAAAGAATGCAAAAGCAAAAATTTCGTTTAACTCCTATACCGGTTTTCAAGAAACATCCAGAAAACTTTCAACATTAGACGCGACTGAATATGCTTTATTATTAAATGAAAGTTATGCTAACGGGGGTAAATCACTTCCTTTTCCGGTTGTATCAGGTTTAGGCAAAGGAACAAATTGGCAGAATGAAATTTTTAGTAAAAGTGTGCCAATAATTAGTCATGATTTATCTTTTACTGGAGGTTCAGACAAAGTTACTTATGCGGTCAGCGGTTCTCACTTAGACCAAGAAGGAATTGTTGGTGAAGCAAAATCCGGGTTTTTACGAAATACAGCCAGAATCTCTTTGGGTGCTGATATTTCAGACAGATTAAAACTGAAAACAAATGTTATTTATACTTATTTCAACAGAAAAACATTACCTGAAGGAGGTAACGCATCTGTGGTAATGAATGCAGTTAATGCTCCAAGTACTCTTAGTCCGTATAATGCTAATGGTGATTATACACTTTTTCCATTATCAGGATTAGGGAATGAAATGATTAACCCGTTAGCACAAACTGCAAACAGTTATAATGATTATAATTTCAAAAAACTTAGTGGAAATTTCGGATTCGATTATAAATTGTTTAAAGGTTTTGTTGTTACCAGTACACTTGGTTTCAATACTTCGAATAGTGAATCTAAAAGTTTTGCAAAAATTTTGAATTATGGCGGAAAAGTTTTTGATGTAACACGAAGTTCTGTTTCACAGAGTGCTGTAAATAATAATGATTACTCTTTTGATATTTATGGAACATACACCAAGAAATTTGGTGATAATCATAATCTGGTTGCTACAATTGGAAATACTATTTTTAAAGAATATGGGAACGGATTGTTTGCCACAGGTTTTGATGTACCAAATAATTCTTGGGAATTTGCAGATATTTCATTAACAAAAGGCGCTCCAGCTGCAGGTATAATTCCGGTAGGTTCTTATGTTTTTGACGAGAGAAAACTTTCTTATTTTGGTAGAGTACAGTATGATTTTAAAGGAAAATACCTTTTATCAGCGATGTTAAGACGCGATTCATCAACAAAATTTGGACCTGGAAATAAAGTGGGTTATTTTCCCTCTTTTACAGCAGGTTGGGTAATTTCTGATGAAGGATTTTACGGAGAATCTAAACTAGTTAATTTCATGAAATTAAGGGCCAGTTACGGTACTTTAGGAAACGACAGAATCGGTAATAATGGTTATATTTCACAGTTGAGCGGAGAAGCGACTTATGTTTTTGACGGCGCTTTAGTCAATGGAGTAGCGACAGGACAGATTCCTAATCCGGATTTAAAATGGGAAGAAGCTAAAAAATTCGATGTTGGTTTAGATTTGAAATTATTCAATAATAATGTTAATATTATTGCTGATTATTTTATTGACACAAGAGCTGATTTATTAATAATAAATATTCCTACTTCAGGGATAAATGGTACTGGAGCTCCGGGTGCAAGTTCACCAACAGTAAACGGAGGAACAGTTAGAAACTCCGGATTTGAATTTTCAGTAGATTATAAAAACAAGTTTTCGGAAAATTTTTCTATGAGTGTGGGGTATAACGTGACTCTTCTTAAAAATGAAACTTTAAGTACAAATGGAGTGCCATTCATACCTGGAGGTTCGTTTGGAATTTCTCAACTTCCACCAGCAAGAATGGAAGTTGGTTTACCGATAGGATATTTCTACGGGTATAAAACGGATGGAATTTTTCAAAACCAAGCCGAAGTTGAAGCGCATCCTTCTCAAATAGCTTTGGGTGCAGGAGCAGCTCCTGGTGATATTCGTTTTGTAGACACAAACGGAGATGGTGTGATAAATGTTAATGATAAAACGAACATTGGAGATCCAATTCCAGCAGCAACAATGGGCTTTAATTTACAATTTAACTATAAAGCACTTGATTTTTCTATGTACACTTTTGCGTCAGTAGGAAATGATATGGTTCGTAATTACGAAAGTATTTATGATGATGCGAATCATTTAGATTATGTTTTAGACAGATGGACAGGCGAAGGAACAAGTAATTCCGTTCCAAGAGTCACAACTGCTGCTACTACTAACAAAGTTTTTTCTGATTATTTTGTTGAAGATGCCTCTTACATAAGAATTCAGAACATTCAATTAGGATATACACTTAATTCGAATATTGCTGAGAAAATCGGGATATCAAAATTCAGATTGTACACAGGAGTAAATAATCTGTACACTTTCACAAAATATAGAGGCTTCGATCCTGGAGCTTCTAATGGAGCCCCTATTGGCGGAGGAATCGATGATGGTTTTTACCCAATTCCAAGAACCTACATGATAGGCTTAAACATTAATTTTTAA
- a CDS encoding RagB/SusD family nutrient uptake outer membrane protein, whose protein sequence is MKKYIYITLATLTMVSALTVSCSDDFVDRPIEYSIDSENYFNSKSEYDNALIGAYDLLQSTFINVLMGEIASDNTLCGGNSPTDVPGYQQVDDMIHTPVNANLKQLWDWMFAGVQRANYILEFKDKTDFVGKNQVIAEARFLRAYYHFELVKWFGGIPMNGDKRFSPGDEKTIPRSSAEEVYASIEADLIFASENLSATPSQAGRATKGAALALLGKAYLYQDKFTLAATTFESLISNSPYSLVTDYDTIFEMAGENGPESVFEIQYTDVEGGDYGNLQYLEGNVAVGFNGPNSYVGPFFTSGNNFNLPTQKIVDAFEAGDNREAVAILDMTAWIAANPGTSYTKQNEDTGYFNRKYIPRIRSANAALDLKLTNPNNYRAIRYADVLLMAAEAFNRSGLDDTKARGYLNQVRRRAFGDTNHDVSASGAALTDFIWAERRVELVGEGHRFFDLVRTGKAAQEIDGFTAGKNELFPIPIEEIQFANGNWAQNPGY, encoded by the coding sequence ATGAAAAAGTATATATATATTACGTTAGCAACCTTAACAATGGTTTCTGCCCTGACGGTTTCTTGTAGTGATGATTTTGTAGATCGTCCTATAGAATATTCGATTGACTCCGAAAATTATTTTAATTCAAAATCAGAATATGATAATGCATTGATAGGAGCTTATGATTTATTACAGTCTACTTTTATTAATGTTTTGATGGGGGAAATCGCCTCAGATAATACATTATGTGGTGGAAACAGTCCAACAGACGTTCCTGGATACCAACAAGTGGATGATATGATTCACACTCCTGTAAATGCAAATCTAAAACAATTATGGGATTGGATGTTTGCAGGTGTCCAAAGAGCAAATTACATTCTTGAGTTTAAAGACAAAACAGATTTTGTCGGTAAAAACCAAGTAATTGCTGAAGCTCGTTTTTTGAGAGCTTACTATCATTTTGAATTAGTGAAATGGTTTGGAGGAATTCCTATGAATGGAGATAAAAGATTCAGTCCTGGTGATGAAAAAACAATACCACGTTCTTCAGCCGAAGAAGTATATGCTTCTATCGAAGCGGATTTAATTTTTGCATCTGAAAATTTATCAGCTACACCATCACAAGCGGGTAGAGCTACAAAAGGAGCTGCTTTGGCTCTTTTGGGAAAAGCGTATTTGTATCAAGACAAATTTACTTTGGCGGCTACAACTTTTGAAAGTTTGATTTCAAATTCTCCTTATTCTTTAGTTACGGATTATGATACCATTTTTGAAATGGCTGGAGAAAACGGACCAGAATCTGTTTTTGAAATTCAATATACCGATGTTGAAGGGGGTGATTATGGGAACTTACAATATTTAGAAGGAAATGTAGCTGTAGGTTTTAATGGACCAAATTCTTATGTAGGTCCTTTCTTTACTTCAGGTAATAATTTTAATCTTCCAACGCAAAAAATAGTTGATGCATTTGAAGCTGGAGATAATAGAGAAGCTGTTGCTATTTTAGACATGACTGCATGGATAGCTGCTAATCCTGGGACTAGTTACACCAAACAAAATGAGGATACCGGTTATTTTAACAGAAAATACATTCCTAGAATAAGAAGTGCCAATGCCGCACTGGATTTAAAATTAACGAATCCAAATAATTATAGAGCCATTCGTTATGCAGATGTGCTTTTGATGGCAGCAGAAGCTTTTAACCGAAGCGGATTAGATGACACAAAAGCCAGAGGATACTTGAATCAAGTTCGCCGTCGTGCTTTTGGAGACACAAACCATGATGTCTCAGCTTCTGGAGCAGCATTGACAGATTTTATTTGGGCCGAAAGAAGAGTAGAATTAGTAGGCGAAGGACATCGTTTCTTTGATTTAGTTCGAACTGGTAAAGCAGCTCAGGAAATTGATGGATTTACAGCTGGGAAAAATGAATTATTCCCTATTCCAATTGAGGAAATTCAATTTGCAAACGGAAATTGGGCACAAAACCCTGGATATTAA
- the uvrA gene encoding excinuclease ABC subunit UvrA has product MQVEFSKLDPKKNIIIKGAQVHNLKNVDVAIPRNKLVVITGLSGSGKSSLAFDTLYAEGQRRYVESLSSYARQFLGRLDKPKVEYIKGIAPAIAIEQKVNTTNARSTVGTSTEIYDYLKLLFARIGRTFSPISGQEVKKNTVTDVVSDVKSFEIDSKWLLLAPINLEEGRKLEDKLKVLLQQGFARILVDNEMVRLDDLPASLANKELFLIIDRIVVKDEEEFYNRLADAVQTAFFEGKGICYLKELNSNKKYSYSNNFELDGITFLEPNVHLFSFNNPYGACPVCEGYGNIIGIDAELVVPNTTLSIFENAIFPWRGDSMSWFRDELVNNAYKFDFPIHKPYFQLSEKQKELIWTGNEYFQGLNDFFKELEEKNYKIQNRVMLSRYRGKTKCYSCKGKRLRIEASYVKINSKTVSDLVDLPIKHLVSFFENIDLDVYEKQIAKRLLVEINNRLSFLTEVGLDYLTLNRNSSTLSGGESQRINLATSLGSSLVGSMYILDEPSIGLHPKDTERLIKVLLSLRDLGNTVIVVEHDEDIMKAADMIIDIGPEAGTLGGNLVAQGTFDEILKSTSLTAQYLNGALEISVPKKRRPFKNFIEIKGARENNLQNIDVTFPLDVLTVITGVSGSGKSTLVKKILFPAMQKKLENAGEKAGQFTEMTGSFSQIKHIEYVDQNPIGRSSRSNPVTYIKAYDDIRELYAKEKLSKIRGYQAKHFSFNVDGGRCETCKGEGAINVEMVFMADVQLPCETCNGKRFKKEVLEINFEGKNIHDILTMTIDDSIQFFKDTKQNKITQKLQPLQDVGLGYVQLGQSSSTLSGGEAQRIKLASFLVKGTTKDKALFVFDEPTTGLHFHDIKKLLASFDALIEKGHSILVIEHNLDLIKCADWIIDLGPEGGENGGKLLAVGTPEQIVKIKESVTGKYLNEKLL; this is encoded by the coding sequence ATGCAAGTTGAATTTTCCAAATTAGATCCAAAGAAAAACATTATTATCAAAGGCGCTCAGGTACATAATTTAAAAAATGTAGATGTAGCGATTCCTCGAAATAAACTAGTGGTTATTACAGGACTTTCGGGTTCGGGTAAATCAAGTTTAGCATTCGATACTTTATATGCCGAAGGACAACGCCGTTATGTAGAAAGCTTGTCATCCTATGCCCGACAATTTCTTGGAAGATTGGATAAACCAAAAGTAGAGTACATCAAAGGTATTGCTCCTGCAATCGCCATTGAACAAAAAGTAAATACTACAAATGCGCGCTCAACAGTTGGAACTTCAACAGAGATTTATGATTATTTAAAGTTATTATTTGCCAGAATCGGAAGAACTTTTTCGCCAATTTCAGGACAAGAAGTTAAAAAAAACACCGTTACCGATGTGGTTTCTGATGTAAAAAGCTTTGAAATTGACAGCAAATGGCTGCTTTTGGCTCCTATTAATTTAGAAGAAGGTCGAAAACTTGAAGACAAATTAAAAGTGTTGCTTCAACAAGGTTTTGCAAGAATTTTGGTTGATAATGAAATGGTTCGCTTAGACGATTTACCGGCTTCATTGGCCAATAAAGAACTATTCCTTATTATTGACCGAATTGTCGTTAAAGACGAAGAAGAATTTTACAATCGCCTTGCTGATGCGGTTCAAACTGCTTTTTTTGAAGGAAAAGGAATCTGTTACCTGAAAGAATTAAACTCCAACAAAAAATATTCGTATTCTAATAATTTCGAATTAGACGGTATTACCTTTTTAGAACCAAACGTACATTTATTCAGTTTTAATAATCCATATGGCGCGTGTCCGGTTTGCGAAGGTTACGGAAATATAATAGGAATTGATGCCGAATTAGTGGTTCCCAATACCACTTTATCCATCTTTGAAAACGCTATTTTTCCTTGGCGAGGTGACAGTATGAGCTGGTTCCGAGACGAATTGGTAAATAACGCCTATAAATTTGATTTCCCTATTCACAAACCTTATTTTCAATTATCCGAAAAACAAAAAGAATTAATTTGGACCGGAAATGAATATTTTCAAGGTTTAAATGATTTTTTCAAAGAACTGGAAGAAAAGAATTATAAAATACAAAATCGAGTAATGCTTTCCCGTTACCGCGGTAAAACTAAATGTTATTCGTGTAAAGGCAAACGCCTTAGAATTGAAGCTTCCTACGTGAAAATCAATTCGAAAACAGTTTCTGATTTAGTCGATTTGCCAATAAAACATTTAGTTAGCTTTTTCGAAAATATTGATTTAGATGTTTACGAAAAACAAATAGCCAAACGATTGTTGGTAGAAATCAACAACCGTTTGTCCTTTTTGACCGAAGTTGGCTTAGATTATCTGACTTTAAACCGAAATTCTTCAACACTTTCCGGTGGAGAATCACAGCGAATCAATTTAGCAACTTCTCTGGGAAGCAGTTTAGTTGGCTCGATGTACATTCTGGATGAACCAAGTATTGGTTTACACCCAAAAGACACCGAACGGTTGATAAAAGTATTGCTTTCGCTACGTGATTTAGGCAATACCGTTATTGTTGTTGAACATGACGAAGACATCATGAAAGCAGCCGATATGATTATCGATATTGGTCCAGAAGCAGGAACTTTAGGCGGAAATTTAGTAGCTCAAGGCACATTTGACGAAATTCTAAAATCTACTTCGCTAACTGCGCAATATTTGAATGGCGCTTTAGAAATTTCGGTTCCAAAAAAACGCAGACCTTTCAAGAATTTTATTGAAATAAAAGGTGCTCGGGAAAATAATCTGCAAAATATAGATGTTACTTTCCCATTAGATGTTTTAACCGTAATTACTGGAGTTTCCGGAAGTGGTAAAAGCACATTAGTTAAGAAAATCTTGTTTCCTGCCATGCAGAAAAAACTCGAAAATGCCGGGGAGAAAGCAGGACAATTTACAGAAATGACCGGTTCTTTTTCGCAAATAAAACATATTGAATACGTTGATCAAAATCCAATTGGCCGAAGTTCCCGCTCTAATCCGGTAACATACATTAAAGCATATGACGATATACGAGAATTGTATGCCAAAGAAAAATTATCAAAAATAAGAGGCTACCAAGCCAAACATTTTTCATTTAATGTTGATGGCGGCCGATGCGAAACCTGTAAAGGAGAAGGCGCTATAAATGTAGAAATGGTTTTCATGGCTGATGTTCAATTGCCGTGCGAAACCTGTAATGGAAAACGTTTTAAGAAAGAAGTCCTTGAGATAAACTTTGAAGGAAAAAATATCCATGACATTCTGACCATGACTATCGATGATTCGATACAATTTTTTAAAGATACCAAACAGAACAAGATTACCCAGAAATTACAGCCGTTACAAGATGTAGGATTGGGTTATGTACAATTAGGACAATCTTCATCAACACTTTCCGGAGGTGAGGCGCAACGTATTAAATTAGCTTCATTCTTAGTAAAAGGCACCACAAAAGACAAAGCACTTTTTGTATTTGACGAACCTACAACAGGATTACATTTTCACGACATTAAGAAACTATTAGCTTCTTTTGATGCTTTGATAGAAAAAGGACATTCTATATTAGTTATAGAACATAATCTTGATCTTATAAAATGTGCGGATTGGATTATTGATTTAGGTCCTGAAGGCGGAGAAAATGGTGGTAAATTATTGGCCGTAGGAACTCCTGAACAAATTGTAAAAATAAAAGAATCGGTTACAGGAAAATATCTAAATGAAAAACTGCTATAA
- a CDS encoding helix-turn-helix and ligand-binding sensor domain-containing protein: MKNNFYILLLLMYSSVFSQELPPIVKYASTTYAAGNQNWMISQDQNHYVFFANNEGLLEFNGSNWELYPSPNETIIRSVKVIGNRIYTGCYMEFGFWTRQTNGKLKYTSLSKTIKNKILDDEQFWNVLKYDQFVIFQSLNRIYIYDTKTKHFRIIAPSNNIIKSFRTNNSIYFQTINEGLYEIESGRGTLISNHPILKTNRIVNVFSIDEGLLIQTQLNGFYKLIAGNLTSFSTEADLDLTATSVYSSQQLSDGSLAIGTVSNGIFILTKEGKMMYHISQNKGLSNNTALSLFEDVDKNLWVGLDNGINCINLQSPIKNFVDDTGILGTVYTSKLFKGKLYIGTNQGLFYKNYQSNESFKFISGTKGQVWSLFEFDGTLFCGHDSGTFIIEDASAKNIFPMSGTWKFETVPHRNDLLLQGNYYGISVLVKINNQWVFRNKISGFDYSSRYFEITNALEVYVSHEYKGVFRLQLDAKLLKTKPFYTYQSPTKGKNASLTKFNNTIYYAYKEGIFSLNTKTKQFEKDKLLSSVFEKDEYTSGKLIVDNSNKIWLFSKNYIHYFSLSKLSNQLKQNVIPIPASLTNSMLGFENVTQISNFDYLIGTTDGYYILNINDLSFKNYNVYISNVSINRLNESFINSSIQGEGKFSHDENNITFNYTVPEFNKYINAEYQYSLEGLQDEWSEWSAKPTVSFKNLSPGDYVFKVRAKFANSSLDNTAVYSFTILKPWYSTNLALFLYLVLVLILARFIHKTYKEYYQKQKEKLIEENNLLLEIKELENEQELMRIQNRQLHQDVDTMNRELAVSTMSLNSKNELLAFIKEDLKKTSEDGNKSIKSVITTINKNITEEDSWNVFKEAFDNADKDFLKKIKLAHPSLTPNDLRLCAYLRLNLSSKEVAPLLNISVRSVEIKRYRLRKKINLTHEQGLVEYIMAV; the protein is encoded by the coding sequence ATGAAAAACAATTTCTATATTCTACTGTTATTGATGTATTCTTCTGTTTTTTCTCAAGAATTACCTCCAATTGTAAAATATGCATCAACAACATATGCAGCAGGAAATCAAAATTGGATGATTTCTCAGGATCAAAATCATTATGTTTTTTTTGCTAATAATGAAGGTTTACTGGAGTTTAACGGTTCAAATTGGGAGCTTTATCCTTCGCCTAATGAAACCATTATTCGTTCTGTAAAAGTAATTGGAAACAGGATTTATACCGGTTGTTATATGGAATTTGGTTTCTGGACCAGACAAACGAACGGTAAACTAAAATATACTTCACTCAGCAAAACCATTAAGAATAAAATTCTCGATGATGAACAATTTTGGAATGTCTTAAAATATGACCAATTTGTAATTTTTCAATCGTTGAATAGAATTTACATTTACGATACTAAAACAAAACATTTTAGAATAATTGCGCCCAGTAATAACATTATAAAGTCATTCAGGACTAATAATTCTATTTATTTTCAAACCATAAATGAAGGTCTTTATGAAATTGAAAGTGGCCGAGGCACCTTGATTTCTAATCATCCGATATTGAAAACGAACCGGATTGTGAATGTTTTTTCTATTGATGAAGGCCTTTTGATTCAAACGCAGCTAAATGGTTTTTATAAATTAATAGCTGGGAATTTGACTTCGTTTTCTACCGAAGCAGATTTGGATTTGACGGCCACAAGTGTGTATAGCAGTCAACAACTTTCGGATGGAAGTTTAGCGATAGGAACGGTTTCGAATGGTATTTTTATTTTGACCAAAGAAGGCAAAATGATGTACCATATTTCTCAAAATAAAGGATTGAGTAATAATACCGCTTTGTCGCTGTTTGAAGATGTGGATAAAAATCTTTGGGTTGGTTTAGATAATGGTATAAACTGTATCAATCTTCAGTCGCCTATTAAGAATTTTGTTGATGATACAGGCATTTTAGGAACGGTTTACACCTCAAAGTTGTTCAAAGGGAAGTTGTATATTGGTACAAATCAAGGGTTGTTTTATAAAAATTACCAGAGCAATGAATCGTTTAAATTCATTAGCGGGACAAAAGGTCAAGTTTGGTCTTTATTTGAATTTGACGGCACTCTTTTTTGTGGTCATGATTCGGGAACTTTTATTATTGAAGATGCCAGTGCCAAGAATATTTTTCCAATGTCCGGAACATGGAAATTTGAGACCGTTCCACATCGCAATGATCTTTTGCTTCAAGGCAATTATTATGGGATATCAGTTTTGGTAAAAATAAATAACCAGTGGGTTTTTAGAAATAAAATCTCAGGTTTTGATTATTCGTCCCGATATTTTGAAATTACAAACGCACTTGAAGTATATGTAAGTCATGAATATAAAGGGGTTTTCCGGTTGCAACTGGATGCTAAATTGCTTAAAACTAAACCGTTTTATACGTATCAATCGCCTACAAAAGGGAAAAATGCAAGTTTGACTAAATTCAACAACACGATTTATTACGCTTATAAAGAAGGTATTTTTAGTTTGAATACTAAAACAAAGCAATTTGAAAAAGACAAACTCTTGAGTTCTGTTTTTGAAAAGGATGAATATACTTCCGGAAAATTGATTGTAGATAATTCAAATAAAATATGGTTGTTTTCAAAAAATTATATTCATTATTTCTCCTTAAGTAAATTGAGCAATCAGTTAAAACAGAATGTGATTCCTATTCCGGCTTCGTTGACTAACTCTATGCTGGGTTTTGAGAATGTTACTCAAATCTCAAATTTTGATTATCTGATAGGGACAACAGACGGTTATTATATATTGAATATTAATGATTTGAGTTTTAAAAATTATAATGTTTATATTTCAAATGTTTCCATAAATAGACTGAATGAAAGTTTTATAAATTCGTCTATTCAAGGAGAAGGGAAATTTAGTCATGACGAAAATAATATCACATTCAATTATACGGTTCCTGAATTCAATAAATACATCAATGCGGAATACCAATATTCATTAGAAGGACTTCAAGACGAATGGAGCGAATGGAGTGCTAAACCAACTGTTAGTTTCAAGAATTTGTCACCAGGAGATTATGTCTTTAAAGTACGTGCAAAATTTGCTAATTCTTCATTAGATAATACTGCGGTTTATTCCTTTACTATTCTAAAGCCATGGTACAGCACTAATTTAGCACTTTTTCTTTATTTAGTTTTAGTACTTATTTTGGCGCGATTCATCCATAAAACATATAAAGAATATTACCAAAAACAAAAAGAGAAATTGATTGAAGAAAATAATCTTTTGTTAGAAATTAAAGAATTAGAAAACGAACAGGAATTAATGCGAATACAAAACAGACAGCTCCATCAAGATGTTGATACAATGAACAGGGAATTGGCGGTTTCAACCATGAGTTTGAACAGTAAAAATGAATTACTTGCTTTTATCAAAGAAGATCTTAAAAAGACTTCGGAAGATGGTAATAAAAGCATTAAGTCTGTTATTACAACAATCAATAAAAATATAACCGAGGAAGATTCTTGGAATGTATTCAAAGAAGCCTTTGATAATGCTGATAAAGATTTTTTGAAAAAGATTAAATTGGCGCATCCCTCTTTAACTCCGAATGATTTGAGACTTTGTGCTTACCTCAGATTAAACCTTTCGTCTAAAGAAGTGGCACCTTTACTCAATATATCTGTACGAAGCGTTGAAATAAAAAGATATCGTTTGCGTAAAAAAATCAACTTAACACACGAACAAGGATTAGTTGAGTATATCATGGCTGTATAG